A DNA window from Anaerocolumna sp. AGMB13020 contains the following coding sequences:
- a CDS encoding sensor histidine kinase has protein sequence MKRYGDWGIVYEKQINNSQNISHDLRTPLTAINGYLQMLQNTQLKKEQQRKIMVARKYAGELEQLITRFFEYVTSDSQLTQERVNLTNLITEYLAEMVPAFEERQLEIQLVEEKPVIVWGDKESMKRVLQNLIRNCLQYAVEYISVSCYEERNYAVAAFRNPVDKDLVLEADKLFERFYTGDKARERSTGLGLSIVKLLVTQMGGTVHADTGKGWIEIQIKLPLYTADKDTSGRKSVFRCFCYYSIIQ, from the coding sequence TTGAAACGGTATGGGGACTGGGGTATCGTTTACGAAAAGCAAATAAACAATAGCCAAAATATCTCCCATGACCTGAGAACCCCCCTTACAGCTATAAACGGTTATCTGCAAATGCTTCAGAATACCCAGCTAAAGAAAGAACAGCAAAGAAAAATAATGGTTGCGAGAAAATACGCGGGTGAGTTGGAACAACTGATAACCCGCTTTTTTGAATACGTTACGTCTGATTCACAGCTTACACAGGAAAGAGTTAATCTGACCAATCTGATTACCGAATATCTGGCCGAGATGGTGCCTGCCTTTGAAGAGAGACAGTTAGAGATTCAGTTAGTGGAGGAAAAACCGGTCATTGTCTGGGGAGATAAGGAGAGTATGAAAAGAGTCCTGCAAAATCTGATTCGCAATTGTCTTCAGTATGCCGTGGAGTATATAAGTGTAAGCTGTTATGAAGAAAGGAATTACGCAGTTGCAGCTTTTAGAAACCCAGTTGATAAAGACTTAGTGCTGGAAGCTGATAAACTCTTTGAGAGATTTTATACCGGAGATAAAGCAAGAGAAAGGTCAACGGGGCTGGGTTTGTCTATTGTAAAGCTCCTGGTGACACAGATGGGAGGAACCGTACATGCCGATACAGGGAAAGGATGGATTGAAATTCAGATAAAACTGCCTTTGTACACGGCAGACAAAGATACTTCTGGCAGGAAGAGTGTTTTCCGTTGCTTTTGTTATTATAGTATAATACAATAG
- a CDS encoding winged helix-turn-helix domain-containing protein, producing MELFLKYQDKIFTKASLYESIWEEEYIGDDNTIKTHISNLRTKIKSRNTGTEYIETVWGLGYRLRKANKQ from the coding sequence ATGGAACTTTTCCTAAAATATCAGGATAAGATATTTACGAAAGCCAGCTTGTATGAATCCATTTGGGAGGAGGAATACATAGGTGATGATAATACGATAAAAACCCATATCAGTAACCTCCGAACTAAGATAAAAAGCAGAAATACCGGAACAGAGTATATTGAAACGGTATGGGGACTGGGGTATCGTTTACGAAAAGCAAATAAACAATAG